The Juglans microcarpa x Juglans regia isolate MS1-56 chromosome 8S, Jm3101_v1.0, whole genome shotgun sequence genome has a window encoding:
- the LOC121244542 gene encoding J domain-containing protein required for chloroplast accumulation response 1-like isoform X1 produces MERVSQRETVLLRYSSLRRSFTSSSSSPKAPCRELDLDFHDVFGGPPRQSSVQENRFSFNEAADFHGRRGDEDEALSCPVIGGKPVFGDKNEINRRRCLSNDFFDDIFRGDESLSPARALPPKADPFSLPAKLPKGMDLPVFGSTLHSSSKYKDGASNGISLSNSSTSTLSGFSSQAIQCQEELGNDVQSSYRQSPLSPKISRVSLESSDLNNSDKRDREGNGKNDSNSLEVQRESGQFHFSIYRWASKGVPLATLFRGNRSAKFERCSSSNGWQESGRMARESSTKSSKMECNQQENDSILDTRVLDMVEPCQSVSELSLPTPESETLSCLQNAVDDVPGNTILHEKREEIKPQSVSVIELGDNAKQVHKPAVKVKPSHSLFLDNKYERGNDGIGEKGDGKERTVISTKEPLVLVDASKNVKKQDGKRTTFQDSTMYSAEKLGRNKVKGRVKDFVKIFNQGASQKPKDNIDIDCGIQSSKGKKRDTYRVANEVRIGTPGSDENTPRAHADEYLKQSEKEDSAFKTANYVFSDTLSGQKDYSPSNASILNGSKAIIEDADESFRGNYIIKELPQGHNELPQSVDKDEEINVIDAKIRHWSNGKAGNIRSLLSTLQYVLWPESGWKPVALVDIIEGTSVKRAYQKALLCLHPDKLQQKGAASDKKYIAEKVFDILQEAWTHFNSWTRTQMSCSETKRPHN; encoded by the exons ATGGAGAGAGTTTCGCAGAGAGAGACTGTTCTTTTAAGGTATAGTAGTCTTCGGCGATCTTTCACGAGCTCCAGCTCTTCGCCCAAGGCTCCCTGCAGAGAACTGGATTTAGATTTCCACGATGTGTTCGGCGGACCACCGAGACAGTCGTCAGTTCAAGAAAATCGGTTCAGTTTCAACGAAGCCGCGGATTTCCATGGACGTAGAGGGGACGAGGATGAAGCACTTTCATGTCCTGTTATTGGCGGGAAGCCTGTGTTTGGGGATAAGAATGAGATCAATCGAAGGCGGTGCCTGAGCAATGatttctttgatgacatattCCGAGGCGATGAATCTTTGAGCCCTGCCCGAGCCCTGCCACCCAAAGCTGACCCATTCAG CTTACCTGCCAAATTGCCCAAGGGGATGGACTTGCCGGTATTTGGTTCCACCCTTCATAGTTCATCTAAATACAAGGATGGTGCATCCAATGGAATCAGCCTTTCTAATTCTTCAACTTCCACCCTTTCGGGATTCTCAAGCCAAGCAATTCAATGCCAAGAGGAGTTGGGGAATGATGTTCAGTCATCTTATCGCCAAAGCCCTTTATCTCCTAAGATCTCTCGTGTCAGCTTAGAGTCGTCAGACTTGAATAACTCTGATAAAAGAGACAGAGAAGGCAACGGGAAAAACGATTCAAATAGTTTGGAGGTCCAAAGGGAAAGTGGTCAGTTTCACTTTTCTATATACAGATGGGCTAGCAAAGGAGTGCCATTGGCGACACTTTTTAGAGGGAATAGGTCTGCCAAGTTTGAGAGATGCTCAAGCTCAAATGGATGGCAGGAAAGCGGAAGAATGGCGAGGGAATCATCTACAAAGTCCTCTAAGATGGAATGCAACCAACAGGAAAATGACTCTATTCTTGATACAAGAGTTCTAGATATGGTAGAACCTTGTCAAAGTGTTTCAGAATTAAGTCTTCCCACACCAGAATCAGAAACCCTGAGCTGCCTTCAAAATGCTGTTGATGATGTTCCTGGTAATACCATCTTGCacgaaaaaagagaagaaataaaacCTCAATCTGTGTCCGTGATAGAATTGGGTGATAATGCCAAGCAAGTTCACAAGCCTGCAGTGAAAGTCAAACCCTCACATTCTCTGTTCCTTGATAACAAATATGAACGAG GCAATGATGGAATAGGTGAAAAAGGTGACGGTAAGGAAAGGACAGTTATAAGCACAAAAGAGCCATTAGTACTTGTTGATGCAAGTAAAAATGTAAAGAAACAAGATGGAAAAAGAACTACTTTTCAGGATTCAACCATGTACTCAGCTGAGAAGCTTGGGAGGAACAAAGTTAAGGGAAGGGTCAAAGACTTCGTTAAAATTTTCAACCAAGGAGCTTCTCAAAAACCCAAAGACAATATTGATATTGACTGTGGAATTCAAAGCTCTAAAGGGAAGAAGAGAGACACTTACAGAGTAGCGAATGAAGTAAGAATTGGCACACCTGGATCAGATGAGAATACTCCAAGGGCCCAT GCAGATGAATATCTGAAACAATCAGAGAAAGAAGATTCTGCCTTCAAGACCGCCAACTATGTATTTAGTGATACTTTGTCAGGACAAAAGGATTACTCACCATCAAATG CATCAATTCTTAATGGCTCGAAGGCTATAATTGAAGACGCGGATGAGTCCTTCCGAGGGAACTACATT ATAAAAGAATTACCCCAAGGCCACAATGAACTGCCTCAAAGTGTTGACAAAGATGAAGAAATCAAT GTTATCGATGCAAAAATAAGACACTGGTCCAATGGAAAGGCAGGAAATATAAGATCACTGCTATCGACTTTACAATAT GTTCTTTGGCCAGAGAGTGGGTGGAAGCCTGTAGCTCTTGTTGATATAATTGAAGGAACTTCAGTGAAAAGAGCTTATCAGAAAGCTTTACTCTGCCTACATCCAGATAAGCTACAGCAGAAGGGTGCGGCTTCGGATAAAAAATACATTGCAGAAAAAGTTTTTGATATTTTGCAG gaggCATggactcatttcaactc GTGGACAAGAACACAGATGAGTTGCTCAGAAACAAAACGTCCACACAATTAA
- the LOC121244542 gene encoding J domain-containing protein required for chloroplast accumulation response 1-like isoform X3, which yields MDLPVFGSTLHSSSKYKDGASNGISLSNSSTSTLSGFSSQAIQCQEELGNDVQSSYRQSPLSPKISRVSLESSDLNNSDKRDREGNGKNDSNSLEVQRESGQFHFSIYRWASKGVPLATLFRGNRSAKFERCSSSNGWQESGRMARESSTKSSKMECNQQENDSILDTRVLDMVEPCQSVSELSLPTPESETLSCLQNAVDDVPGNTILHEKREEIKPQSVSVIELGDNAKQVHKPAVKVKPSHSLFLDNKYERGNDGIGEKGDGKERTVISTKEPLVLVDASKNVKKQDGKRTTFQDSTMYSAEKLGRNKVKGRVKDFVKIFNQGASQKPKDNIDIDCGIQSSKGKKRDTYRVANEVRIGTPGSDENTPRAHADEYLKQSEKEDSAFKTANYVFSDTLSGQKDYSPSNASILNGSKAIIEDADESFRGNYIIKELPQGHNELPQSVDKDEEINVIDAKIRHWSNGKAGNIRSLLSTLQYVLWPESGWKPVALVDIIEGTSVKRAYQKALLCLHPDKLQQKGAASDKKYIAEKVFDILQEAWTHFNSWTRTQMSCSETKRPHN from the exons ATGGACTTGCCGGTATTTGGTTCCACCCTTCATAGTTCATCTAAATACAAGGATGGTGCATCCAATGGAATCAGCCTTTCTAATTCTTCAACTTCCACCCTTTCGGGATTCTCAAGCCAAGCAATTCAATGCCAAGAGGAGTTGGGGAATGATGTTCAGTCATCTTATCGCCAAAGCCCTTTATCTCCTAAGATCTCTCGTGTCAGCTTAGAGTCGTCAGACTTGAATAACTCTGATAAAAGAGACAGAGAAGGCAACGGGAAAAACGATTCAAATAGTTTGGAGGTCCAAAGGGAAAGTGGTCAGTTTCACTTTTCTATATACAGATGGGCTAGCAAAGGAGTGCCATTGGCGACACTTTTTAGAGGGAATAGGTCTGCCAAGTTTGAGAGATGCTCAAGCTCAAATGGATGGCAGGAAAGCGGAAGAATGGCGAGGGAATCATCTACAAAGTCCTCTAAGATGGAATGCAACCAACAGGAAAATGACTCTATTCTTGATACAAGAGTTCTAGATATGGTAGAACCTTGTCAAAGTGTTTCAGAATTAAGTCTTCCCACACCAGAATCAGAAACCCTGAGCTGCCTTCAAAATGCTGTTGATGATGTTCCTGGTAATACCATCTTGCacgaaaaaagagaagaaataaaacCTCAATCTGTGTCCGTGATAGAATTGGGTGATAATGCCAAGCAAGTTCACAAGCCTGCAGTGAAAGTCAAACCCTCACATTCTCTGTTCCTTGATAACAAATATGAACGAG GCAATGATGGAATAGGTGAAAAAGGTGACGGTAAGGAAAGGACAGTTATAAGCACAAAAGAGCCATTAGTACTTGTTGATGCAAGTAAAAATGTAAAGAAACAAGATGGAAAAAGAACTACTTTTCAGGATTCAACCATGTACTCAGCTGAGAAGCTTGGGAGGAACAAAGTTAAGGGAAGGGTCAAAGACTTCGTTAAAATTTTCAACCAAGGAGCTTCTCAAAAACCCAAAGACAATATTGATATTGACTGTGGAATTCAAAGCTCTAAAGGGAAGAAGAGAGACACTTACAGAGTAGCGAATGAAGTAAGAATTGGCACACCTGGATCAGATGAGAATACTCCAAGGGCCCAT GCAGATGAATATCTGAAACAATCAGAGAAAGAAGATTCTGCCTTCAAGACCGCCAACTATGTATTTAGTGATACTTTGTCAGGACAAAAGGATTACTCACCATCAAATG CATCAATTCTTAATGGCTCGAAGGCTATAATTGAAGACGCGGATGAGTCCTTCCGAGGGAACTACATT ATAAAAGAATTACCCCAAGGCCACAATGAACTGCCTCAAAGTGTTGACAAAGATGAAGAAATCAAT GTTATCGATGCAAAAATAAGACACTGGTCCAATGGAAAGGCAGGAAATATAAGATCACTGCTATCGACTTTACAATAT GTTCTTTGGCCAGAGAGTGGGTGGAAGCCTGTAGCTCTTGTTGATATAATTGAAGGAACTTCAGTGAAAAGAGCTTATCAGAAAGCTTTACTCTGCCTACATCCAGATAAGCTACAGCAGAAGGGTGCGGCTTCGGATAAAAAATACATTGCAGAAAAAGTTTTTGATATTTTGCAG gaggCATggactcatttcaactc GTGGACAAGAACACAGATGAGTTGCTCAGAAACAAAACGTCCACACAATTAA
- the LOC121244542 gene encoding J domain-containing protein required for chloroplast accumulation response 1-like isoform X2, which produces MERVSQRETVLLRYSSLRRSFTSSSSSPKAPCRELDLDFHDVFGGPPRQSSVQENRFSFNEAADFHGRRGDEDEALSCPVIGGKPVFGDKNEINRRRCLSNDFFDDIFRGDESLSPARALPPKADPFSLPAKLPKGMDLPVFGSTLHSSSKYKDGASNGISLSNSSTSTLSGFSSQAIQCQEELGNDVQSSYRQSPLSPKISRVSLESSDLNNSDKRDREGNGKNDSNSLEVQRESGQFHFSIYRWASKGVPLATLFRGNRSAKFERCSSSNGWQESGRMARESSTKSSKMECNQQENDSILDTRVLDMVEPCQSVSELSLPTPESETLSCLQNAVDDVPGNTILHEKREEIKPQSVSVIELGDNAKQVHKPAVKVKPSHSLFLDNKYERGNDGIGEKGDGKERTVISTKEPLVLVDASKNVKKQDGKRTTFQDSTMYSAEKLGRNKVKGRVKDFVKIFNQGASQKPKDNIDIDCGIQSSKGKKRDTYRVANEVRIGTPGSDENTPRAHADEYLKQSEKEDSAFKTANYVFSDTLSGQKDYSPSNASILNGSKAIIEDADESFRGNYIIKELPQGHNELPQSVDKDEEINVIDAKIRHWSNGKAGNIRSLLSTLQYVLWPESGWKPVALVDIIEGTSVKRAYQKALLCLHPDKLQQKGAASDKKYIAEKVFDILQEAWTHFNSLDAL; this is translated from the exons ATGGAGAGAGTTTCGCAGAGAGAGACTGTTCTTTTAAGGTATAGTAGTCTTCGGCGATCTTTCACGAGCTCCAGCTCTTCGCCCAAGGCTCCCTGCAGAGAACTGGATTTAGATTTCCACGATGTGTTCGGCGGACCACCGAGACAGTCGTCAGTTCAAGAAAATCGGTTCAGTTTCAACGAAGCCGCGGATTTCCATGGACGTAGAGGGGACGAGGATGAAGCACTTTCATGTCCTGTTATTGGCGGGAAGCCTGTGTTTGGGGATAAGAATGAGATCAATCGAAGGCGGTGCCTGAGCAATGatttctttgatgacatattCCGAGGCGATGAATCTTTGAGCCCTGCCCGAGCCCTGCCACCCAAAGCTGACCCATTCAG CTTACCTGCCAAATTGCCCAAGGGGATGGACTTGCCGGTATTTGGTTCCACCCTTCATAGTTCATCTAAATACAAGGATGGTGCATCCAATGGAATCAGCCTTTCTAATTCTTCAACTTCCACCCTTTCGGGATTCTCAAGCCAAGCAATTCAATGCCAAGAGGAGTTGGGGAATGATGTTCAGTCATCTTATCGCCAAAGCCCTTTATCTCCTAAGATCTCTCGTGTCAGCTTAGAGTCGTCAGACTTGAATAACTCTGATAAAAGAGACAGAGAAGGCAACGGGAAAAACGATTCAAATAGTTTGGAGGTCCAAAGGGAAAGTGGTCAGTTTCACTTTTCTATATACAGATGGGCTAGCAAAGGAGTGCCATTGGCGACACTTTTTAGAGGGAATAGGTCTGCCAAGTTTGAGAGATGCTCAAGCTCAAATGGATGGCAGGAAAGCGGAAGAATGGCGAGGGAATCATCTACAAAGTCCTCTAAGATGGAATGCAACCAACAGGAAAATGACTCTATTCTTGATACAAGAGTTCTAGATATGGTAGAACCTTGTCAAAGTGTTTCAGAATTAAGTCTTCCCACACCAGAATCAGAAACCCTGAGCTGCCTTCAAAATGCTGTTGATGATGTTCCTGGTAATACCATCTTGCacgaaaaaagagaagaaataaaacCTCAATCTGTGTCCGTGATAGAATTGGGTGATAATGCCAAGCAAGTTCACAAGCCTGCAGTGAAAGTCAAACCCTCACATTCTCTGTTCCTTGATAACAAATATGAACGAG GCAATGATGGAATAGGTGAAAAAGGTGACGGTAAGGAAAGGACAGTTATAAGCACAAAAGAGCCATTAGTACTTGTTGATGCAAGTAAAAATGTAAAGAAACAAGATGGAAAAAGAACTACTTTTCAGGATTCAACCATGTACTCAGCTGAGAAGCTTGGGAGGAACAAAGTTAAGGGAAGGGTCAAAGACTTCGTTAAAATTTTCAACCAAGGAGCTTCTCAAAAACCCAAAGACAATATTGATATTGACTGTGGAATTCAAAGCTCTAAAGGGAAGAAGAGAGACACTTACAGAGTAGCGAATGAAGTAAGAATTGGCACACCTGGATCAGATGAGAATACTCCAAGGGCCCAT GCAGATGAATATCTGAAACAATCAGAGAAAGAAGATTCTGCCTTCAAGACCGCCAACTATGTATTTAGTGATACTTTGTCAGGACAAAAGGATTACTCACCATCAAATG CATCAATTCTTAATGGCTCGAAGGCTATAATTGAAGACGCGGATGAGTCCTTCCGAGGGAACTACATT ATAAAAGAATTACCCCAAGGCCACAATGAACTGCCTCAAAGTGTTGACAAAGATGAAGAAATCAAT GTTATCGATGCAAAAATAAGACACTGGTCCAATGGAAAGGCAGGAAATATAAGATCACTGCTATCGACTTTACAATAT GTTCTTTGGCCAGAGAGTGGGTGGAAGCCTGTAGCTCTTGTTGATATAATTGAAGGAACTTCAGTGAAAAGAGCTTATCAGAAAGCTTTACTCTGCCTACATCCAGATAAGCTACAGCAGAAGGGTGCGGCTTCGGATAAAAAATACATTGCAGAAAAAGTTTTTGATATTTTGCAG gaggCATggactcatttcaactcacttgACGCATTGTGA
- the LOC121244543 gene encoding arabinosyltransferase RRA3-like, whose protein sequence is MAGRALMRDKGQSLRRSRIAAAILTGVLIGCVFAFVLPHGLFSSDQPIQNRRIGKSGLQVFSSSCEFPERINMIKSDIASLSDKNAELNKQVKDLTERLRFAEQGKDHAQMQFLDMGEKHKAGPFGTVKGLRTNPTVIPDESVNPRLAKILEEVALRKELIVALANSNVQAMLEVWFTSIKKVGISNYLVVALDDHIEHFCKSNGVPVYKRDPDEGIDSVAKTGGNHAVSGLKFRILREFLQLGYSVLLSDVDIVYLQNPFDYIYRDSDVESMSDGHNNMTAYGFNDVFDEPAMGWARYAHTMRIWVYNSGFFYIRPTKPSIELLDRVADRLSRDKLWDQAVFNEELFYPSHPGYDGLHAAKRTMDMYLFMNSKVLFKTVRKDAKLKKLKPVIVHVNYHPDKLSRMKAVVEFYVNGKQDALEHFPDGSQ, encoded by the exons ATGGCGGGTCGGGCGTTGATGAGGGACAAGGGCCAATCACTTCGCAGATCTCGAATTGCCGCAGCCATTTTGACTGGAGTTCTTATCGGGTGCGTCTTTGCCTTCGTTTTACCTCATGGACTCTTCAGCTCCGATCAGCCAATCCAAAACCGCCGAATCGGCAAATCGGGTCTCCAG GTTTTTTCATCCTCATGTGAATTTCCAGAGCGGATTAACATGATTAAGTCAGATATTGCATCACTGTCAGATAAAAATGCGGAGTTGAATAAGCAAGTCAAGGATCTGACTGAAAGGCTACGGTTTGCTGAACAAGGAAAAGATCATGCACAGATGCAGTTTTTGGATATGGGTGAAAAGCACAAGGCTGGCCCTTTTGGTACTGTCAAGGGTTTGAGAACAAATCCAACTGTCATTCCTGATGAATCAGTGAATCCAAGATTGGCAAAGATCTTGGAGGAAGTTGCTCTTCGGAAAGAACTTATTGTTGCACTTGCAAACTCAAATGTCCAAGCCATGTTGGAGGTCTGGTTTACCAGCATCAAGAAGGTGGGTATTAGTAATTATCTAGTTGTAGCACTAGATGACCATATTGAACATTTCTGCAAATCGAATGGTGTTCCAGTTTACAAGAGAGATCCGGATGAGGGTATAGATTCTGTTGCGAAGACGGGAGGTAACCATGCTGTCTCTGGACTGAAATTTCGTATTTTGAGAGAGTTTTTACAACTCGGTTACAGTGTTCTTCTCTCAGACGTAGATATAGTATACTTGCAGAACCCGTTTGATTATATTTATAGGGATTCAGATGTTGAGTCTATGAGTGATGGTCACAATAATATGACCGCATATGGATTTAATGATGTCTTTGATGAACCTGCCATGGGTTGGGCTCGATATGCTCATACTATGAGGATATGGGTTTACAACTCTGGTTTCTTTTATATAAGGCCTACTAAGCCGTCAATCGAGCTGTTGGATCGCGTGGCTGATCGGCTTTCTCGAGACAAATTATGGGACCAAGCAGTCTTTAATGAGGAGCTCTTTTACCCCTCACATCCTGGGTATGATGGGCTTCATGCTGCCAAGAGAACTATGGATATGTATCTGTTTATGAACAGTAAGGTCCTTTTTAAGACTGTGCGGAAAGATGCAAAACTAAAAAAGCTGAAGCCAGTTATTGTTCATGTAAATTACCACCCAGATAAACTTTCAAGAATGAAAGCAGTTGTAGAGTTCTATGTTAACGGCAAGCAGGATGCACTAGAACATTTCCCAGATGGTTCTCAGTGA
- the LOC121244525 gene encoding probable protein phosphatase 2C 55 isoform X1, with product MPSTYFSRLRTAVRRSIVGQETVLRGSLDLVIGDGSLLFRSSRTFHSLSSSTPTDLHVLLRPGTVFAATSELASRRRNISVVGALSRTLRTPSVSGPSFQSCAYPIGCTLAEPGHLMISSKFQNTPMASCGSRAVFTGSSLDILTSRQKHLSSWTSNASIFYSNRSFESCSKASMSLKNYDKPDKNVIYGYFMYNVAKRWCNSQPFKQPKQRDFHGTSSTRFSAGTAPNVSFDNSACEEQLDNSTDSSEQKTSMDKTLKLFSGSCCLPHPDKEGTGGEDAHFIFDEQAIGVADGVGGWADLGVDSGLYSRELMSYSVTAVKEEPKGSIDPARVLEKAHSRTKAKGSSTACIIALTDAGIHAINLGDSGFMVVRDGCTVFRSPVQQHDFNFTYQLESGINSDSPSSGQVFTIPVAPGDAIIAGTDGLFDNLYNNEITAVVVHAMRAGLGPQVTAQKIAALARQRAQDKDRQTPFATAAQDAGFRYYGGKLDDITVVVSYIKSSSSV from the exons ATGCCATCTACTTATTTCTCGAGACTAAGAACCGCTGTCCGGAGATCGATTGTAGGGCAAGAAACTGTGCTCCGGGGCTCACTCGATCTGGTAATTGGGGACGGGAGTTTGTTGTTTCGCAGTTCGAGGACCTTCCATTCTTTATCATCTTCAACTCCTACGGATCTGCATGTATTGTTACGACCTGGAACTGTATTTGCTGCAACATCAGAGTTAGCTAGCCGAAGAAGGAATATCTCTGTTGTTGGAGCACTTTCACGCACGCTGCGTACTCCATCTGTTTCTGGGCCTTCCTTTCAAAGCTGTGCTTATCCTATTGGTTGCACATTGGCTGAACCTGGGCACTTAATGATCAGCAGCAAGTTTCAGAATACGCCCATGGCTTCTTGTGGTTCCAGAGCTGTATTTACTGGATCTTCCTTAGATATTTTAACTTCCAGGCAAAAGCACCTTTCGTCATGGACAAGTAATGCCAGTATCTTCTATAGCAACAGAAGTTTTGAGAGTTGCAGCAAAGCTAGCATGAGTTTGAAAAACTATGACAAACCAGACAAGAATGTGATTTATGGATATTTCATGTATAATGTGGCAAAGAGGTGGTGCAATTCTCAACCATTCAAACAGCCAAAACAAAGAGATTTTCATGGCACATCATCCACACGTTTCTCTGCTGGGACTGCCCCTAATGTGTCCTTTGATAATTCTGCTTGTGAGGAACAGCTTGATAATTCTACAGACTCATCTGAACA GAAGACATCAATGGACAAAACCCTGAAACTATTTTCAGGATCATGCTGTCTGCCTCATCCTGATAAAGAAGGAACTGGTGGGGAGGATGCACACTTTATTTTTGATGAGCAAGCAATAGGGGTGGCAGATGGTGTTGGTGGCTGGGCAGATCTTGGTGTTGATTCTGGACTGTATTCTCGGGAACTCATGTCATATTCAGTAACTGCTGTTAAAGAGGAGCCAAAGGGTTCAATTGATCCTGCGAGGGTCTTGGAGAAAgctcactcaagaacaaaagcCAAGGGTTCTTCAACAGCGTGCATCATAGCACTCACAGATGCG GGCATTCACGCAATTAATTTAGGGGACAGTGGCTTTATGGTAGTTCGAGATGGGTGTACTGTCTTTCGATCTCCTGTGCAGCAGCACGATTTTAATTTCACCTATCAACTGGAAAGTGGAATTAACAGTGATTCACCTAGCTCTGGTCAG GTTTTTACAATACCTGTTGCTCCGGGCGATGCTATAATTGCTGGCACCGATGGACTGTTTGACAACTTGTACAATAATGAGATTACTGCAGTTGTGGTTCATGCCATGAGAGCTGGCTTGGGGCCTCAGGTGACAGCTCAAAAGATAGCAGCATTGGCTCGCCAAAGAGCGCAGGATAAAGACCGGCAGACACCTTTTGCCACTGCTGCTCAAGATGCTGGATTCCGCTATTACGGTGGCAAGCTCGATGATATCACTGTTGTTGTTTCGTATATCAAGAGTTCTAGCTCTGTATga
- the LOC121244525 gene encoding probable protein phosphatase 2C 55 isoform X2, whose amino-acid sequence MISSKFQNTPMASCGSRAVFTGSSLDILTSRQKHLSSWTSNASIFYSNRSFESCSKASMSLKNYDKPDKNVIYGYFMYNVAKRWCNSQPFKQPKQRDFHGTSSTRFSAGTAPNVSFDNSACEEQLDNSTDSSEQKTSMDKTLKLFSGSCCLPHPDKEGTGGEDAHFIFDEQAIGVADGVGGWADLGVDSGLYSRELMSYSVTAVKEEPKGSIDPARVLEKAHSRTKAKGSSTACIIALTDAGIHAINLGDSGFMVVRDGCTVFRSPVQQHDFNFTYQLESGINSDSPSSGQVFTIPVAPGDAIIAGTDGLFDNLYNNEITAVVVHAMRAGLGPQVTAQKIAALARQRAQDKDRQTPFATAAQDAGFRYYGGKLDDITVVVSYIKSSSSV is encoded by the exons ATGATCAGCAGCAAGTTTCAGAATACGCCCATGGCTTCTTGTGGTTCCAGAGCTGTATTTACTGGATCTTCCTTAGATATTTTAACTTCCAGGCAAAAGCACCTTTCGTCATGGACAAGTAATGCCAGTATCTTCTATAGCAACAGAAGTTTTGAGAGTTGCAGCAAAGCTAGCATGAGTTTGAAAAACTATGACAAACCAGACAAGAATGTGATTTATGGATATTTCATGTATAATGTGGCAAAGAGGTGGTGCAATTCTCAACCATTCAAACAGCCAAAACAAAGAGATTTTCATGGCACATCATCCACACGTTTCTCTGCTGGGACTGCCCCTAATGTGTCCTTTGATAATTCTGCTTGTGAGGAACAGCTTGATAATTCTACAGACTCATCTGAACA GAAGACATCAATGGACAAAACCCTGAAACTATTTTCAGGATCATGCTGTCTGCCTCATCCTGATAAAGAAGGAACTGGTGGGGAGGATGCACACTTTATTTTTGATGAGCAAGCAATAGGGGTGGCAGATGGTGTTGGTGGCTGGGCAGATCTTGGTGTTGATTCTGGACTGTATTCTCGGGAACTCATGTCATATTCAGTAACTGCTGTTAAAGAGGAGCCAAAGGGTTCAATTGATCCTGCGAGGGTCTTGGAGAAAgctcactcaagaacaaaagcCAAGGGTTCTTCAACAGCGTGCATCATAGCACTCACAGATGCG GGCATTCACGCAATTAATTTAGGGGACAGTGGCTTTATGGTAGTTCGAGATGGGTGTACTGTCTTTCGATCTCCTGTGCAGCAGCACGATTTTAATTTCACCTATCAACTGGAAAGTGGAATTAACAGTGATTCACCTAGCTCTGGTCAG GTTTTTACAATACCTGTTGCTCCGGGCGATGCTATAATTGCTGGCACCGATGGACTGTTTGACAACTTGTACAATAATGAGATTACTGCAGTTGTGGTTCATGCCATGAGAGCTGGCTTGGGGCCTCAGGTGACAGCTCAAAAGATAGCAGCATTGGCTCGCCAAAGAGCGCAGGATAAAGACCGGCAGACACCTTTTGCCACTGCTGCTCAAGATGCTGGATTCCGCTATTACGGTGGCAAGCTCGATGATATCACTGTTGTTGTTTCGTATATCAAGAGTTCTAGCTCTGTATga